The following coding sequences are from one Salinicoccus sp. Bachu38 window:
- a CDS encoding TIGR01212 family radical SAM protein (This family includes YhcC from E. coli K-12, an uncharacterized radical SAM protein.): MTDFKYSFDDKRYHTLNYHLKNTFNEKIFKVALDAGFDCPNRDGTVAYGGCTFCSVAGSGDFAGDRVDPIPVQFEKIRSGMQDRKWKNGRYIAYFQSFTNTHAPLEVLREKFEAALEIDGVVGLSIGTRPDCLPDDVVEYLAELNTRTYLWVELGLQTVHDSTSKLINRAHDLGCYHEGVEKLRRHGINVCSHIINGLPQEDYRMMMETAEAVAAMDVQGIKIHLLHLLKGTPMVKQYEKGLVSFLNQEDYINLVCDQLEILPEEMIIHRITGDGPIDQLIGPMWSTDKWNVLNSIDEELKRRDTHQGIRYKEKINA, encoded by the coding sequence ATGACGGATTTCAAATACAGTTTTGATGATAAGCGGTACCACACCCTGAACTATCATCTTAAGAATACATTCAATGAGAAGATCTTCAAAGTCGCCCTGGATGCCGGGTTCGACTGCCCCAACAGGGATGGTACCGTAGCCTACGGGGGATGTACATTCTGTTCGGTTGCGGGCAGCGGCGATTTTGCCGGGGACCGTGTCGACCCCATCCCCGTCCAGTTTGAAAAGATCAGATCCGGAATGCAGGACCGGAAATGGAAGAACGGCAGGTACATCGCCTATTTCCAGTCATTCACCAACACCCATGCCCCGCTTGAGGTACTGCGTGAAAAGTTTGAAGCTGCACTGGAAATAGATGGCGTCGTCGGCCTCTCAATCGGCACACGCCCGGACTGCCTGCCGGATGATGTCGTGGAATACCTGGCTGAACTGAACACGCGTACATACCTCTGGGTGGAGCTCGGTCTCCAGACCGTCCATGACAGTACATCAAAGCTGATCAACCGTGCCCATGACCTGGGCTGCTACCATGAGGGTGTAGAGAAGCTCAGAAGACATGGCATCAATGTCTGCAGCCACATCATCAACGGCCTGCCCCAGGAAGATTATCGGATGATGATGGAAACTGCCGAAGCCGTGGCGGCCATGGACGTGCAGGGCATCAAGATCCACCTGCTCCATCTCCTGAAGGGCACGCCCATGGTGAAGCAGTATGAAAAAGGCCTGGTATCCTTCCTGAACCAGGAAGACTATATCAACCTCGTGTGCGACCAGCTCGAAATCCTTCCGGAGGAAATGATCATCCACCGCATCACAGGAGACGGTCCCATCGACCAGCTCATCGGCCCGATGTGGAGCACGGACAAATGGAACGTACTCAACAGCATCGACGAGGAGCTAAAAAGAAGGGACACCCATCAGGGAATCAGATATAAGGAGAAGATCAATGCTTAG
- the leuS gene encoding leucine--tRNA ligase, with the protein MAFNHMDIERKWQSHWENEKIFKTEEEFGKKKFYALDMFPYPSGAGLHVGHPEGYTATDIISRMKRMQGYNVLHPMGWDAFGLPAEQYAIDTGNDIKAFNEKNIDNFRRQIKELGFSYDWDREINTTDPEYYKWTQWIFIQLYNKGLAYIDEVPVNWCEALGTVLANEEVIDGLSERGGHPVVRKPMKQWMLRITEYADRLLEDLDELDWPESLKDMQRNWIGKSEGANIRFDIENTGESFTAFTTRPDTIHGATYAVLSPEHELIDVITTDEYRSEIEAYQEKAARKSELERTDLAKEKTGVFTGAYAINPLSGERMPIWIADYVLASYGTGAIMAVPAHDERDYEFAQEYDLPIKEVVAGGDISKEAYTGDGEHVNSGELDGLGKEAAIEKSIRILEEKGAGEQKTTYKLRDWLFSRQRYWGEPIPVIHWEDGTMSVVDESELPLMLPEMDQIKPSGTGESPLANNEDWITVVREDGVKGRRETNTMPQWAGSCWYYLRFIDPHNTEALASKEKIEHWMPVDLYIGGAEHAVLHLLYARFWHKVLYDIGVVHTKEPFQKLFNQGMILGEGNEKMSKSKGNVINPDDIVRSHGADTLRLYEMFMGPLEASVAWNDNGLDGARRFLDRVWRLLVDEEGQLRGNVVARETPDLDKVYHETVKKVTEDFESLNFNTAISQLMVFINECYKQEELGRFHIEGFVKLLAPVAPHVAEELWEKLGHAGTIAYEAWPQFDEAKLVENEIEIVIQVNGKVKEKMNVPTEATKEDLERIAIESNRVQEAIREKTVRKVIVVPNKLVNIVAN; encoded by the coding sequence ATGGCGTTCAATCATATGGACATCGAAAGAAAATGGCAGTCCCACTGGGAAAATGAAAAGATTTTCAAAACGGAAGAAGAGTTCGGCAAGAAGAAATTCTATGCACTGGACATGTTCCCGTACCCTTCAGGTGCGGGGCTCCATGTCGGGCACCCCGAAGGCTACACGGCAACGGACATCATTTCACGCATGAAAAGGATGCAGGGATATAACGTACTGCACCCGATGGGTTGGGATGCATTCGGCCTGCCGGCTGAGCAGTATGCGATCGATACCGGCAATGATATAAAAGCGTTCAATGAAAAGAACATCGACAACTTCCGCCGCCAGATCAAGGAGCTCGGCTTCAGTTATGACTGGGACCGTGAAATCAATACGACCGACCCGGAGTACTACAAGTGGACGCAGTGGATCTTCATCCAACTGTACAATAAGGGTCTCGCATATATCGACGAAGTGCCGGTGAACTGGTGTGAAGCACTCGGTACGGTACTGGCCAATGAAGAAGTCATCGATGGCCTCTCCGAGCGTGGCGGCCACCCGGTCGTCAGGAAGCCGATGAAGCAGTGGATGCTCAGGATCACTGAATACGCAGACCGTCTGCTTGAGGATCTGGATGAGCTGGACTGGCCGGAATCCCTGAAGGACATGCAGAGGAACTGGATCGGCAAATCAGAAGGGGCGAACATCCGCTTCGACATAGAAAATACAGGCGAGTCATTCACTGCATTCACGACCCGGCCCGACACGATCCACGGTGCGACCTATGCGGTCCTGTCTCCGGAGCATGAGCTGATCGACGTCATCACGACGGATGAATACCGGTCCGAAATAGAAGCCTACCAGGAGAAGGCGGCCAGAAAGAGCGAGCTTGAGCGTACCGACCTGGCCAAGGAGAAGACGGGCGTGTTTACAGGTGCCTACGCCATCAATCCGCTGTCCGGTGAAAGAATGCCGATATGGATTGCGGACTATGTATTGGCTTCCTATGGTACAGGCGCGATCATGGCAGTGCCGGCACATGACGAGCGCGACTATGAATTTGCCCAGGAATACGACCTGCCGATCAAGGAAGTGGTTGCAGGCGGGGACATTTCAAAAGAAGCCTATACGGGTGACGGAGAGCATGTCAATTCCGGCGAACTGGATGGCCTCGGCAAGGAAGCGGCGATCGAGAAGTCAATCCGCATTCTGGAAGAGAAGGGGGCTGGGGAGCAGAAGACGACATACAAGCTTCGTGACTGGCTGTTCTCCCGTCAGCGCTACTGGGGTGAACCGATTCCGGTCATCCATTGGGAAGATGGTACGATGAGTGTCGTGGATGAATCAGAACTCCCGCTGATGCTGCCTGAAATGGACCAGATCAAGCCTTCCGGCACCGGAGAATCTCCGCTTGCCAACAATGAGGACTGGATAACGGTCGTCAGGGAGGATGGAGTGAAGGGCCGCAGGGAGACCAATACAATGCCGCAATGGGCAGGCAGCTGCTGGTATTATCTGAGGTTCATCGATCCGCACAATACGGAAGCACTTGCCTCAAAAGAGAAGATTGAACACTGGATGCCGGTGGACCTCTACATTGGCGGAGCGGAACACGCGGTGCTCCACCTGCTCTATGCAAGGTTCTGGCACAAGGTGCTCTATGATATCGGCGTGGTCCACACGAAGGAGCCTTTCCAGAAACTCTTCAACCAGGGCATGATCCTCGGTGAGGGCAATGAAAAGATGAGCAAGTCCAAAGGCAATGTCATCAATCCGGATGATATCGTCCGTTCCCATGGTGCAGACACCCTGCGTCTATATGAGATGTTCATGGGGCCGCTCGAGGCCTCCGTCGCATGGAACGACAATGGGCTCGACGGTGCACGCCGTTTCCTCGACCGTGTATGGAGACTGCTCGTGGATGAGGAAGGCCAGTTGAGAGGAAATGTTGTTGCACGGGAGACGCCGGATCTTGATAAGGTATACCATGAGACCGTCAAAAAGGTGACGGAGGACTTCGAGTCCCTGAACTTCAATACGGCCATTTCCCAGCTTATGGTATTCATCAATGAATGCTACAAGCAGGAGGAACTGGGCAGATTCCATATCGAAGGGTTCGTCAAACTCCTTGCCCCTGTGGCACCCCATGTAGCAGAAGAGCTGTGGGAAAAGCTGGGGCATGCGGGCACGATCGCATATGAAGCGTGGCCGCAGTTCGATGAAGCCAAACTGGTCGAGAATGAGATTGAAATTGTCATCCAGGTCAACGGCAAGGTGAAGGAAAAGATGAACGTGCCGACAGAAGCGACAAAGGAAGATCTGGAGCGCATTGCAATCGAATCCAACAGGGTGCAGGAAGCAATCAGGGAAAAGACCGTCAGGAAAGTCATCGTTGTACCGAATAAACTTGTAAATATCGTAGCAAACTAG
- a CDS encoding ABC transporter ATP-binding protein, translated as MIKVKQLGKEYGGHHAVKDLEFSVGEGELFAFIGPNGSGKSTTIRMMTGLLRATSGSVELFGEEMGMDKVHLKRRISFIPDTPDLIGKLTGREYLNFISSAYRMDETDFREEQQKLLELFDLEGKLDTLVEEYSHGMRQKVALIGALVHRPDILFLDEPTVGLDPKSNRNLKNYLRDYITQGKTVFLTTHNLALAEEIATDILIIYNGENLAHGSLAELRGRLEEPDATLEDIFLKLTGGI; from the coding sequence ATGATCAAAGTGAAGCAATTGGGCAAAGAATATGGCGGCCACCATGCAGTGAAGGATCTTGAATTCTCGGTGGGGGAAGGTGAACTTTTCGCCTTCATCGGACCGAACGGCTCGGGGAAATCCACGACCATACGGATGATGACAGGGCTGCTCAGGGCCACATCTGGCTCAGTTGAGCTGTTCGGGGAGGAGATGGGGATGGACAAGGTTCATCTGAAAAGACGGATCAGCTTCATCCCGGACACACCGGACCTCATCGGGAAGCTGACTGGCAGGGAGTACCTCAATTTCATCTCCAGTGCCTATAGGATGGATGAGACGGATTTCAGGGAAGAGCAGCAGAAGCTCCTGGAACTGTTCGATCTCGAAGGGAAGCTCGACACGCTGGTTGAGGAATACTCGCATGGCATGAGGCAGAAAGTGGCGCTGATCGGTGCCCTGGTGCACCGTCCGGATATCCTGTTCCTCGATGAACCGACGGTGGGACTCGATCCCAAAAGCAACAGGAACCTGAAGAATTATTTGCGTGACTACATCACTCAGGGGAAGACGGTCTTTCTGACCACGCACAACCTCGCACTTGCAGAAGAGATAGCGACGGATATTCTGATCATATATAATGGTGAAAACCTGGCACACGGCTCCCTGGCTGAACTGAGGGGCCGACTCGAAGAACCGGACGCGACGCTCGAGGATATCTTTTTGAAATTGACCGGGGGAATCTGA
- a CDS encoding NAD(P)/FAD-dependent oxidoreductase — MYQTIVVGGGVSGLMAAYAASENGNRVLLIEKNKSLGKKLLISGGGRCNVTNRLPYEEIIRHIPGNGKFLYGPFSTFDNESIIRFVESRGVSLKEEDHGRMFPVTDRAQDILKVFLDALEENRVEIRTETVVRKVLVADDHAMGVELTDGTVIRADSLIITTGGRSVPQTGSTGDGHRFAESAGHTVTELFPTEVPITSPEPFIREGRLKGLSLSNVALSVLKKNRKPRVTHQMDMIFTHFGVSGPAVLRCSQFVHKELQKQKSGTVLMSLDFFPEKSAGALRAMIEEIIAANRDRSLKNTLKTFLQERLVLFMLDFLDIDGASSGHHVSKENIEKVVQFLKAFEFRADGTQSIEKAFVTGGGVKLAEITPQTMESRKVAGLYFAGEVLDIHGYTGGYNITSALVTGYVAGHSTTL, encoded by the coding sequence ATGTACCAGACGATAGTAGTCGGTGGTGGTGTAAGCGGACTCATGGCCGCCTATGCCGCTTCCGAGAACGGCAATCGCGTATTGCTCATAGAAAAGAACAAATCCCTCGGGAAGAAGCTGCTGATTTCAGGCGGCGGCCGGTGCAATGTTACGAACAGGCTCCCCTACGAAGAGATCATCCGGCATATTCCGGGCAATGGCAAATTCCTCTACGGCCCCTTCAGCACTTTTGACAACGAAAGCATCATCCGGTTTGTCGAGTCCCGCGGCGTCTCCCTCAAGGAGGAGGACCATGGCCGGATGTTTCCGGTCACGGACCGGGCGCAGGATATCCTGAAAGTATTCCTGGACGCGCTTGAGGAGAACAGGGTTGAAATCAGGACGGAGACCGTCGTCAGGAAGGTGCTGGTGGCGGATGATCACGCAATGGGCGTAGAGCTGACGGACGGGACCGTAATCCGGGCGGACAGCCTCATCATCACCACAGGAGGCCGGAGCGTCCCGCAGACCGGTTCGACAGGCGACGGCCACCGTTTTGCCGAATCCGCCGGGCATACGGTTACGGAGCTGTTTCCGACCGAGGTGCCCATCACCTCGCCCGAACCTTTCATCAGGGAAGGCAGGCTCAAGGGGCTCAGCCTGTCTAATGTCGCCCTTTCCGTCCTGAAGAAGAACAGGAAGCCGAGGGTGACCCATCAGATGGATATGATCTTCACCCATTTCGGCGTCAGCGGTCCCGCCGTCCTCCGCTGCAGCCAGTTTGTCCATAAGGAACTGCAGAAGCAGAAAAGCGGAACCGTCCTCATGTCCCTCGATTTCTTTCCGGAGAAAAGCGCAGGCGCCCTCAGGGCGATGATTGAGGAAATCATTGCCGCCAACCGGGACCGCTCCCTGAAAAATACACTGAAGACATTCCTTCAGGAGCGCCTCGTCCTCTTCATGCTGGATTTTCTGGACATTGACGGTGCATCAAGCGGCCATCATGTATCCAAGGAGAACATCGAAAAGGTCGTCCAGTTCCTCAAAGCTTTCGAGTTCCGTGCCGACGGCACCCAATCGATCGAAAAGGCATTTGTCACCGGCGGTGGTGTGAAGCTTGCTGAGATCACACCCCAGACGATGGAGAGCCGCAAGGTGGCAGGCCTCTATTTTGCCGGAGAGGTGCTCGACATCCATGGGTACACCGGTGGCTACAACATCACGAGTGCCCTGGTCACCGGCTATGTGGCAGGGCACAGCACCACCCTATAA
- a CDS encoding methylated-DNA--[protein]-cysteine S-methyltransferase, whose protein sequence is MDTPIGWLKIRSEAGSIVELDHADEAAVMGGGADGDSLEDASGAIRQCVRELGEYFDGNRTDFEVPISLEHKGTEFQQKVWRRLRSIPYGETLSYKALAADCGGPNHSRAVANANGRNPISIIVPCHRVIASDGTLGGYTGGIGKKRRLLELEGLDIRSK, encoded by the coding sequence ATGGACACACCGATCGGCTGGCTGAAAATCCGTTCGGAAGCGGGTTCAATCGTCGAACTGGATCATGCAGATGAAGCGGCTGTCATGGGAGGGGGTGCCGATGGCGATAGTCTGGAGGATGCTTCCGGAGCCATCCGCCAGTGCGTCCGGGAACTCGGGGAATACTTCGACGGCAACCGTACGGATTTCGAAGTGCCGATCAGCCTCGAGCATAAAGGAACGGAATTCCAGCAGAAGGTATGGCGCAGGCTCAGAAGCATCCCATATGGGGAAACGCTGAGCTATAAAGCGCTAGCTGCAGACTGTGGCGGCCCCAACCATTCGCGTGCTGTAGCGAATGCGAATGGCAGGAATCCGATTTCCATCATTGTGCCCTGCCACCGGGTGATCGCCTCTGACGGCACGCTCGGGGGATACACGGGAGGCATCGGGAAGAAACGCCGGCTGCTTGAGCTGGAAGGTCTCGATATCCGCTCCAAGTAA
- a CDS encoding class I SAM-dependent methyltransferase: MLRRVLPQAKTLAQDIVQDGDAVVDATCGNGHDTKFLSELVGAAGKVYSFDIQAEAIENARSLCGSHGNIEFILDSHENIDRYVDSRPLKAAMFNLGYLPRGDKSITTTPASTMLAIQKLFDRLADGGRIIIVVYHGHPGGKTERDALMEQLSQWPQKEAQILKYQFINQKNDAPFLLCIEKNRHA, from the coding sequence ATGCTTAGACGTGTACTGCCCCAGGCAAAAACGCTTGCACAGGATATCGTACAGGACGGGGATGCCGTCGTGGATGCCACATGCGGCAACGGCCATGACACGAAGTTTCTTTCGGAACTCGTGGGCGCCGCCGGCAAAGTGTACAGCTTCGACATCCAGGCCGAGGCGATCGAGAACGCCCGGTCGCTGTGCGGCAGCCATGGCAACATAGAGTTCATCCTGGATTCACATGAAAACATCGACCGCTACGTTGACAGCCGTCCCCTGAAGGCCGCCATGTTCAATCTCGGGTATCTTCCGAGAGGTGACAAATCGATTACGACAACACCCGCCTCCACCATGCTTGCCATACAGAAGCTTTTCGATCGGCTTGCAGATGGCGGACGCATCATCATCGTCGTCTACCACGGCCACCCGGGCGGCAAGACTGAAAGGGATGCGCTTATGGAGCAGCTCTCCCAGTGGCCGCAAAAGGAAGCACAGATACTCAAGTACCAGTTCATCAACCAGAAGAACGACGCCCCATTCCTATTATGCATAGAGAAAAACAGACACGCCTGA